From Montipora foliosa isolate CH-2021 chromosome 6, ASM3666993v2, whole genome shotgun sequence, a single genomic window includes:
- the LOC138007370 gene encoding tachykinin-like peptides receptor 99D isoform X3, with protein MNSSNLTGSVSSNSSILETTSKCAVENSSRSTKVLVITGFIVVLFSSVLGNSLLVRVVIGDKEVRRKFPFNYLIINMAIADILNASSASLVFILFLAIGRLWLPGVFGEITCKISYFLVIFSVAASILTFVVMGLDRFLAAHATIRPFSRKAVKTAIISIWFLAGIFGSPYLYRMGIKQGPNGEYYCVGYWSEDKEKHKNMLQIEEAIKIVALYFLPLIFMVIFYAIIALRIRKRSELPVDDNRKSKIIQQNQRVVRMIIVIVVIFAVCWFPVHVNHLLRSFDFPTYCGLPAFLPLSFFLLAHANCAVNPWIWFMFSGHFRDRLKKVISISDGKVRSDNIPLAPKQRKSQLQML; from the coding sequence ATGAATTCTAGCAATTTGACCGGATCGGTTAGCAGCAACAGTTCGATCCTGGAAACTACATCCAAATGTGCTGTAGAGAACTCGAGTAGAAGCACGAAAGTTCTCGTGATTACAGGCTTTATTGTGGTTCTGTTTTCATCAGTACTAGGCAATTCTCTCCTAGTGCGAGTGGTCATTGGAGACAAAGAAGTGCGAAGGAAATTTCCTTTTAACTATCTGATCATTAACATGGCAATTGCCGACATTCTCAATGCATCTTCTGCGTCGCTGGTATTCATCTTGTTTCTGGCGATTGGCCGACTTTGGTTACCTGGCGTCTTCGGCGAAATAACTTGCAAGATATCATACTTTTTAGTAATATTTTCAGTGGCAGCTTCCATTTTAACGTTTGTTGTAATGGGATTGGATCGCTTTTTAGCCGCTCATGCAACTATTCGTCCCTTCTCAAGAAAAGCGGTAAAAACCGCTATCATATCAATATGGTTTTTGGCTGGGATATTTGGTTCTCCGTACTTGTACAGAATGGGGATAAAGCAAGGTCCAAATGGTGAATATTATTGTGTTGGATATTGGAGTGAGGACAAAGAGAAGCACAAAAATATGTTACAAATTGAAGAAGCTATAAAAATTGTCGCGTTGTACTTTCTTCCTTTGATATTCATGGTGATTTTTTACGCTATAATCGCTTTGAGAATTCGAAAGCGAAGTGAACTCCCGGTGGATGATAACAGGAAATCCAAAATTATTCAGCAAAATCAAAGAGTTGTTCGCATGATCATTGTTATTGTGGTCATATTTGCAGTGTGTTGGTTTCCTGTGCACGTTAATCATCTTCTGCGATCATTCGACTTTCCGACATACTGCGGTTTGCCGGcttttcttcctctttcgtTTTTCCTGCTTGCCCATGCCAATTGCGCCGTAAACCCTTGGATATGGTTTATGTTTAGTGGACATTTCCGTGATAGGCTTAAAAAGGTGATCAGCATCAGTGACGGAAAGGTAAGGAGCGATAACATTCCACTTGCtccaaaacagagaaaaagccAGTTGCAGATGTTATAA
- the LOC138007370 gene encoding tachykinin-like peptides receptor 99D isoform X1, whose amino-acid sequence MHGSRRIDVVKTLTDSVEPSFCEPFLVDMNSSNLTGSVSSNSSILETTSKCAVENSSRSTKVLVITGFIVVLFSSVLGNSLLVRVVIGDKEVRRKFPFNYLIINMAIADILNASSASLVFILFLAIGRLWLPGVFGEITCKISYFLVIFSVAASILTFVVMGLDRFLAAHATIRPFSRKAVKTAIISIWFLAGIFGSPYLYRMGIKQGPNGEYYCVGYWSEDKEKHKNMLQIEEAIKIVALYFLPLIFMVIFYAIIALRIRKRSELPVDDNRKSKIIQQNQRVVRMIIVIVVIFAVCWFPVHVNHLLRSFDFPTYCGLPAFLPLSFFLLAHANCAVNPWIWFMFSGHFRDRLKKVISISDGKVRSDNIPLAPKQRKSQLQML is encoded by the coding sequence CCTTTTCTGGTCGATATGAATTCTAGCAATTTGACCGGATCGGTTAGCAGCAACAGTTCGATCCTGGAAACTACATCCAAATGTGCTGTAGAGAACTCGAGTAGAAGCACGAAAGTTCTCGTGATTACAGGCTTTATTGTGGTTCTGTTTTCATCAGTACTAGGCAATTCTCTCCTAGTGCGAGTGGTCATTGGAGACAAAGAAGTGCGAAGGAAATTTCCTTTTAACTATCTGATCATTAACATGGCAATTGCCGACATTCTCAATGCATCTTCTGCGTCGCTGGTATTCATCTTGTTTCTGGCGATTGGCCGACTTTGGTTACCTGGCGTCTTCGGCGAAATAACTTGCAAGATATCATACTTTTTAGTAATATTTTCAGTGGCAGCTTCCATTTTAACGTTTGTTGTAATGGGATTGGATCGCTTTTTAGCCGCTCATGCAACTATTCGTCCCTTCTCAAGAAAAGCGGTAAAAACCGCTATCATATCAATATGGTTTTTGGCTGGGATATTTGGTTCTCCGTACTTGTACAGAATGGGGATAAAGCAAGGTCCAAATGGTGAATATTATTGTGTTGGATATTGGAGTGAGGACAAAGAGAAGCACAAAAATATGTTACAAATTGAAGAAGCTATAAAAATTGTCGCGTTGTACTTTCTTCCTTTGATATTCATGGTGATTTTTTACGCTATAATCGCTTTGAGAATTCGAAAGCGAAGTGAACTCCCGGTGGATGATAACAGGAAATCCAAAATTATTCAGCAAAATCAAAGAGTTGTTCGCATGATCATTGTTATTGTGGTCATATTTGCAGTGTGTTGGTTTCCTGTGCACGTTAATCATCTTCTGCGATCATTCGACTTTCCGACATACTGCGGTTTGCCGGcttttcttcctctttcgtTTTTCCTGCTTGCCCATGCCAATTGCGCCGTAAACCCTTGGATATGGTTTATGTTTAGTGGACATTTCCGTGATAGGCTTAAAAAGGTGATCAGCATCAGTGACGGAAAGGTAAGGAGCGATAACATTCCACTTGCtccaaaacagagaaaaagccAGTTGCAGATGTTATAA
- the LOC138007370 gene encoding tachykinin-like peptides receptor 99D isoform X2, whose translation MNTTEEQPFLVDMNSSNLTGSVSSNSSILETTSKCAVENSSRSTKVLVITGFIVVLFSSVLGNSLLVRVVIGDKEVRRKFPFNYLIINMAIADILNASSASLVFILFLAIGRLWLPGVFGEITCKISYFLVIFSVAASILTFVVMGLDRFLAAHATIRPFSRKAVKTAIISIWFLAGIFGSPYLYRMGIKQGPNGEYYCVGYWSEDKEKHKNMLQIEEAIKIVALYFLPLIFMVIFYAIIALRIRKRSELPVDDNRKSKIIQQNQRVVRMIIVIVVIFAVCWFPVHVNHLLRSFDFPTYCGLPAFLPLSFFLLAHANCAVNPWIWFMFSGHFRDRLKKVISISDGKVRSDNIPLAPKQRKSQLQML comes from the exons ATGAACACCACCGAGGAACAG CCTTTTCTGGTCGATATGAATTCTAGCAATTTGACCGGATCGGTTAGCAGCAACAGTTCGATCCTGGAAACTACATCCAAATGTGCTGTAGAGAACTCGAGTAGAAGCACGAAAGTTCTCGTGATTACAGGCTTTATTGTGGTTCTGTTTTCATCAGTACTAGGCAATTCTCTCCTAGTGCGAGTGGTCATTGGAGACAAAGAAGTGCGAAGGAAATTTCCTTTTAACTATCTGATCATTAACATGGCAATTGCCGACATTCTCAATGCATCTTCTGCGTCGCTGGTATTCATCTTGTTTCTGGCGATTGGCCGACTTTGGTTACCTGGCGTCTTCGGCGAAATAACTTGCAAGATATCATACTTTTTAGTAATATTTTCAGTGGCAGCTTCCATTTTAACGTTTGTTGTAATGGGATTGGATCGCTTTTTAGCCGCTCATGCAACTATTCGTCCCTTCTCAAGAAAAGCGGTAAAAACCGCTATCATATCAATATGGTTTTTGGCTGGGATATTTGGTTCTCCGTACTTGTACAGAATGGGGATAAAGCAAGGTCCAAATGGTGAATATTATTGTGTTGGATATTGGAGTGAGGACAAAGAGAAGCACAAAAATATGTTACAAATTGAAGAAGCTATAAAAATTGTCGCGTTGTACTTTCTTCCTTTGATATTCATGGTGATTTTTTACGCTATAATCGCTTTGAGAATTCGAAAGCGAAGTGAACTCCCGGTGGATGATAACAGGAAATCCAAAATTATTCAGCAAAATCAAAGAGTTGTTCGCATGATCATTGTTATTGTGGTCATATTTGCAGTGTGTTGGTTTCCTGTGCACGTTAATCATCTTCTGCGATCATTCGACTTTCCGACATACTGCGGTTTGCCGGcttttcttcctctttcgtTTTTCCTGCTTGCCCATGCCAATTGCGCCGTAAACCCTTGGATATGGTTTATGTTTAGTGGACATTTCCGTGATAGGCTTAAAAAGGTGATCAGCATCAGTGACGGAAAGGTAAGGAGCGATAACATTCCACTTGCtccaaaacagagaaaaagccAGTTGCAGATGTTATAA